In a genomic window of Gloeocapsopsis dulcis:
- the hrmK gene encoding hybrid histidine kinase/response regulator HrmK, with product MDATPIEQKVASSEMLQFQQLLADLWLERSLNGLQSRINSCLARARNSQQSLQELESEVFQTLVYQLSVSLKTNKVAIAFPNGLSPLAVTNKTDNLAVSTEPDYQICYTVLPIDATATLNQQTGASSKHNAWQRQQVISLKDLQELQNQKPKSAWVLQDEQGILAWLAIAMPALPLDATFAEKLKRQLQPQFIERSLNATLQAIVQLQQLQALTVKYQQLEIQNCDLLRTNKLKSEFLANTSHEIRTPLSSILGFTHLLKAQGYNSENHRHQEYLNIILTSGQHLLALINDILDLSKIEANQLEITKETVNIPELCRSTIGLVKEKASDKNLQLQLNIDANANTLVADSLRLKQMLFNLLSNALKFTNKGGVGLQVQQKGVFIHFTVWDTGTGIAKEKQSQLFQPYVQISNVVAGRQEGTGLGLALTQKLAQLHGGWVEVKSTVNRGSKFTIVLPLTAAAKTAAEIQKRDQQVEQTPPNQPAPKVATVMLVEDNFHNAKLMTTYLRKLGHQVIWVNRATQMWEALLKTKPTIILMDVHLPDVDGLTLVQQLQANEEYCQIPVIVQTAMAMKGDRETCLAAGAIDYISKPIDLQALANLVDKYSDLNH from the coding sequence GTGGACGCAACACCCATTGAACAAAAGGTTGCTAGTTCGGAGATGCTACAATTTCAGCAATTACTTGCTGATTTATGGTTAGAACGTAGCTTAAACGGGTTACAAAGTCGAATTAATAGCTGCTTAGCTCGTGCTAGGAATAGTCAACAATCTTTACAAGAGTTAGAATCTGAGGTTTTTCAAACACTTGTATATCAACTTAGTGTCTCCCTCAAAACAAACAAGGTAGCGATCGCATTTCCTAACGGCTTATCGCCACTTGCTGTTACTAATAAAACTGACAATCTCGCGGTATCTACTGAACCAGACTATCAAATTTGCTATACCGTCTTACCTATAGATGCTACAGCAACTTTAAATCAACAAACCGGAGCATCGAGCAAACATAACGCTTGGCAACGACAACAAGTCATCTCGCTCAAAGATTTACAAGAGCTTCAGAATCAAAAGCCCAAATCTGCCTGGGTATTACAAGATGAGCAGGGAATTCTTGCTTGGTTAGCGATCGCCATGCCAGCGTTACCACTCGATGCGACGTTTGCAGAAAAGTTAAAAAGACAACTGCAGCCGCAATTCATTGAGCGATCGCTGAACGCAACTTTGCAAGCCATAGTACAACTTCAGCAATTGCAAGCACTAACCGTCAAATATCAGCAACTAGAAATTCAAAATTGCGATTTATTGCGGACTAATAAATTAAAAAGTGAATTTCTCGCAAATACGAGTCATGAAATTCGTACTCCTCTGAGTTCAATTCTGGGTTTTACGCATCTTTTAAAAGCTCAAGGATACAATTCAGAAAATCACAGACATCAAGAATATCTCAACATTATTCTTACTAGTGGTCAACACCTTTTAGCATTAATCAATGATATTTTAGATTTATCCAAAATTGAGGCAAATCAGCTAGAAATCACCAAAGAAACTGTCAATATTCCTGAGCTTTGCCGTAGTACAATTGGCTTAGTCAAAGAAAAAGCCAGTGATAAAAATCTCCAACTCCAACTAAATATTGATGCTAATGCCAATACTTTGGTAGCAGATTCATTGCGTTTAAAGCAGATGCTTTTTAATTTACTGTCCAATGCCCTCAAGTTTACCAACAAAGGTGGAGTCGGCTTACAAGTGCAACAAAAAGGTGTATTTATTCACTTTACAGTATGGGATACAGGTACAGGAATTGCCAAGGAGAAGCAGTCGCAACTATTTCAGCCTTACGTTCAGATTTCTAATGTTGTCGCTGGGCGTCAAGAAGGCACAGGTTTAGGATTAGCTTTGACACAGAAACTCGCACAACTTCATGGTGGTTGGGTAGAAGTCAAATCAACAGTGAATCGCGGTTCCAAATTTACCATCGTTCTCCCCTTAACTGCAGCAGCCAAAACCGCAGCCGAGATCCAGAAACGCGATCAGCAAGTAGAACAAACACCCCCCAATCAACCCGCACCCAAAGTAGCCACTGTGATGTTGGTAGAAGATAACTTTCACAATGCTAAGCTGATGACGACGTACTTGCGGAAATTAGGCCATCAAGTCATTTGGGTAAATAGGGCTACGCAGATGTGGGAGGCATTGCTAAAAACGAAGCCAACAATCATTTTGATGGATGTTCATCTCCCTGATGTGGATGGACTAACCTTGGTGCAACAACTGCAAGCTAATGAGGAGTATTGTCAGATTCCCGTGATTGTTCAAACCGCAATGGCAATGAAAGGCGATCGCGAAACTTGTCTAGCCGCAGGAGCAATTGACTATATTTCTAAACCAATTGATTTGCAAGCTTTGGCAAACTTAGTAGACAAGTACAGTGATCTAAATCACTGA
- a CDS encoding GAF domain-containing sensor histidine kinase, whose product MGKTLNQISRSINSSFNPEYILQEIVRLTGECFAVDRVMIYALEHEQIKITREWRSSVKIKPLIGYTTPLAEWVSSTNFSPYEVFYAPHIERINTQSKEVEIVKNVPHLTVLSVPIFVRDEFFGGLALHAMSREQEFSEEEISLLQRIADKAAIALYNAQSYELLEDLVKKRTQELEAEKLLSDAANRAKSEFLSNMSHELRTPLTGILGFSSILVEEVFGTLNAKQKQYITGIHTCGKHLLELINDLLDLTKIEAGKEELILEKLQVLEVCQYCLALFAENQSAELQLKFVIAPDVSTCIADQRRLKQILVNLLSNAFKFTKVGSITLKVEQTEAVILFSVIDTGIGISPADQEILFQPFQQLDSGLDRKYEGTGLGLALSRKLARLHGGDITVQSQRGNGSCFTVILPHSLHIN is encoded by the coding sequence ATGGGAAAAACACTTAATCAAATTTCTCGCTCAATAAACTCTAGTTTCAATCCTGAATATATTTTACAAGAAATTGTCCGGCTAACAGGGGAATGCTTTGCTGTCGATCGAGTCATGATTTATGCTTTAGAACACGAGCAAATCAAGATTACACGAGAATGGCGTTCTTCAGTAAAAATTAAGCCCCTAATTGGTTATACAACTCCTTTAGCTGAGTGGGTTTCAAGCACTAACTTCTCACCTTATGAAGTTTTTTATGCTCCGCACATCGAAAGAATTAATACGCAGTCAAAAGAGGTAGAAATTGTTAAAAATGTTCCCCACTTAACGGTGCTAAGCGTACCAATTTTTGTTAGAGATGAGTTTTTTGGTGGTTTAGCGCTACACGCAATGTCGCGAGAACAAGAGTTTTCTGAAGAGGAGATTAGTTTACTCCAGAGAATTGCCGATAAGGCAGCGATCGCCTTGTATAATGCTCAAAGCTATGAACTTCTCGAAGATTTAGTCAAAAAACGAACTCAAGAGCTAGAAGCAGAAAAACTGCTGTCTGATGCAGCAAATCGGGCAAAAAGTGAATTTTTAAGTAATATGAGTCATGAGTTACGAACTCCTTTAACTGGAATTTTGGGTTTTTCTAGTATTCTAGTGGAAGAGGTATTTGGTACTTTAAATGCTAAGCAAAAGCAATACATTACAGGTATACATACCTGCGGTAAACATTTATTAGAATTAATTAACGATCTTCTAGATTTAACAAAAATTGAAGCAGGCAAAGAAGAACTAATACTAGAAAAGCTTCAAGTCCTAGAAGTGTGTCAATACTGTTTAGCTCTATTTGCAGAGAACCAATCGGCAGAACTACAACTAAAGTTTGTGATCGCCCCTGATGTTAGTACTTGCATTGCCGATCAAAGGCGTTTAAAACAGATCTTAGTAAACTTGCTTTCTAATGCTTTCAAGTTTACAAAAGTTGGTTCAATCACCTTAAAAGTTGAGCAGACTGAAGCAGTAATTTTATTTTCTGTTATTGATACCGGTATTGGAATTTCTCCTGCCGATCAAGAAATTTTATTTCAACCATTTCAGCAACTAGATAGTGGACTTGATCGCAAATATGAAGGTACTGGTTTAGGTTTAGCTTTATCGCGTAAGTTAGCACGACTGCACGGTGGTGATATTACAGTACAGTCACAGAGGGGAAACGGTAGTTGCTTTACTGTAATCTTGCCTCACTCCCTGCACATAAATTAA
- a CDS encoding sensor histidine kinase — protein sequence MPRYFNSLRTRLNCLVLLAVLPGLGLTLYAYTKELQLRKADGVAEIVNGDGIPRLYAFRSLSNLPQVNAYMGIGLSDKAPFAIAERNLQRNLLGLAMIAAGAIAILWIGSDVLILHWIRRFTHAIYRLAAGDFTARMSLEHIPEEMRQLAATFNSMTKSLASQIAQRNQVEGDLKKANERFQLATAAVNAIIYDWDLSKKTITRTQGLFDVLSYSTTEADSTDNWWFERIHPDDQKYARTYIAQVLKSASADFSLEYRIRNRDNHYIYVWEKGLIVRNTDGSAVRVVGSILDITERKQAEAAVSQMNVMLEQQVQERTAQLAATNQELESFCYSVSHDLRAPLRHITGFAEALAQQLERNGAIADVKVNRYIEAIQSSSERMAMLIDGLLTLSRVGRKQLVEQPVELYSLVETAISLVMSQVEDATSRAIEFKVGNFPTVRGDPTLIQQIFINLIDNAVKFSHHAQPAIIQIDSLPDRTLFVKDNGIGFQMEYADQLFGAFQRLHSQRDFKGTGIGLAIVQHIIHRHGGTIWAESHPNQGTTFYFKLGLVVED from the coding sequence ATGCCGCGTTATTTTAATAGTCTTCGTACCCGCCTTAACTGTCTTGTCCTTCTTGCTGTTTTACCAGGGCTAGGACTAACACTTTATGCTTACACGAAAGAACTACAGTTGCGCAAGGCTGACGGTGTGGCAGAAATTGTTAATGGCGATGGAATTCCTCGTTTGTATGCCTTCAGAAGCTTGAGCAACTTACCACAAGTCAATGCCTATATGGGTATTGGGCTTTCCGACAAAGCCCCCTTTGCTATTGCTGAACGTAATTTGCAACGCAATCTGCTTGGGCTAGCAATGATTGCTGCTGGAGCGATCGCAATTTTGTGGATTGGGAGTGATGTGCTTATTCTGCATTGGATCAGACGGTTTACCCATGCAATTTACCGCTTGGCGGCTGGAGATTTCACAGCCCGTATGAGCTTAGAACATATTCCCGAGGAAATGCGACAACTTGCTGCTACGTTCAATAGCATGACAAAATCGTTGGCAAGCCAGATTGCACAACGCAATCAAGTTGAGGGAGATCTTAAAAAAGCAAATGAGCGCTTTCAACTTGCGACAGCAGCCGTTAATGCTATTATCTACGACTGGGATCTGAGTAAGAAGACAATTACCAGGACACAAGGGCTATTTGATGTTCTTAGTTATAGTACAACAGAAGCTGATTCCACCGATAACTGGTGGTTTGAACGCATTCATCCTGATGACCAAAAGTATGCCCGTACTTACATAGCACAAGTCCTAAAAAGTGCTTCTGCTGATTTCTCCTTAGAATATCGCATCCGCAATCGCGATAATCATTACATTTATGTCTGGGAGAAAGGGCTAATTGTCCGCAATACTGATGGCAGCGCAGTGCGGGTTGTGGGTAGTATTTTGGACATTACAGAGCGTAAGCAAGCTGAAGCCGCAGTCAGCCAGATGAACGTTATGTTAGAGCAACAAGTGCAAGAACGAACTGCGCAACTTGCAGCAACAAACCAAGAACTCGAATCATTTTGCTATTCAGTCTCTCACGACTTACGTGCTCCCTTACGCCACATCACTGGTTTTGCGGAAGCGCTAGCACAGCAACTCGAACGCAATGGTGCGATCGCGGATGTCAAAGTTAACCGATATATCGAAGCTATTCAAAGCAGTAGCGAACGAATGGCAATGTTAATTGATGGTTTACTGACACTTTCTCGCGTAGGTAGAAAGCAATTAGTAGAGCAACCCGTCGAGCTTTATTCTTTAGTAGAGACTGCAATTTCTTTAGTCATGAGCCAAGTTGAGGATGCTACTAGCCGTGCTATTGAGTTTAAGGTGGGTAACTTCCCTACGGTGAGAGGAGATCCAACATTGATTCAGCAGATTTTTATTAATTTAATTGATAATGCTGTTAAATTTAGTCACCATGCACAGCCAGCAATTATCCAAATTGATTCTTTACCAGATCGTACTTTATTTGTTAAAGACAACGGTATTGGGTTTCAAATGGAATATGCCGATCAGCTCTTTGGTGCTTTCCAACGCCTACATTCACAAAGAGATTTTAAGGGAACAGGTATTGGTTTAGCAATAGTACAGCACATTATCCATCGACACGGAGGAACAATTTGGGCTGAGAGTCATCCCAATCAGGGAACTACTTTTTATTTTAAACTTGGGCTAGTGGTTGAGGATTAG
- a CDS encoding branched-chain amino acid ABC transporter permease: MDIQQAQLIVNGIAVGSIIALAAVGLTLTYGILRLANFAHGDFMTLGAYLTLSANTVGVNIWLSIVIGAIGTIAAMLLSEKLLWSRMRTHRATSTTLIILSIGLALFVRYGIVFVWGGSNQAYNLPISPASDIFGLKVPQNQIIVLGLAVLVILALHYLLQNTKVGKAMRAVADDIDLARVSGINVDQVVVWTWVIAGSLTALGGSMYGLITAVRPNMGWFLILPMFASVILGGIGNPYGAIAAAFIIGISQEVSTPFLGSQYKQGVALLIMILVLLIRPKGLFKGTI, translated from the coding sequence ATGGACATACAACAAGCCCAACTTATTGTCAATGGAATTGCAGTAGGTAGCATCATTGCTTTAGCGGCAGTGGGATTAACACTAACCTACGGAATATTGCGTTTGGCAAATTTTGCCCACGGAGATTTTATGACGCTGGGAGCTTATCTCACTCTCTCTGCTAACACTGTAGGAGTGAATATTTGGCTTTCTATCGTCATAGGAGCAATAGGTACCATAGCCGCAATGCTACTATCAGAAAAACTGCTTTGGTCGCGAATGCGCACTCATCGTGCGACTTCTACTACACTGATCATTCTCTCGATTGGACTGGCGCTTTTCGTCCGCTATGGCATTGTCTTTGTTTGGGGTGGTAGCAATCAAGCTTACAATCTGCCTATTTCTCCTGCAAGCGATATTTTTGGTCTCAAAGTTCCACAAAACCAAATTATTGTTCTGGGTTTAGCAGTGCTAGTCATTTTGGCATTGCACTACTTGTTGCAGAATACAAAAGTTGGGAAAGCAATGCGTGCGGTTGCTGATGACATTGATCTTGCCCGAGTTTCTGGTATTAATGTTGACCAGGTTGTGGTTTGGACTTGGGTGATTGCTGGCAGTTTAACTGCTTTAGGTGGCAGCATGTATGGCTTGATTACCGCAGTACGACCTAACATGGGCTGGTTTCTTATTTTACCAATGTTTGCTTCCGTAATTCTGGGGGGAATTGGTAATCCCTACGGTGCGATCGCTGCTGCTTTCATTATTGGTATTTCTCAAGAAGTCAGTACGCCTTTTCTCGGTTCGCAGTACAAACAAGGGGTAGCACTCCTGATCATGATTCTGGTGCTACTAATTCGTCCTAAAGGCTTATTTAAAGGAACCATCTGA
- a CDS encoding response regulator translates to MEVEPSRILLVEDDPLNVELFQLALESYNFVNQIDILDDGAQALQYLLGEEGSLPNRPLPDLVLLDLKLPKINGFQVLQAIRAHPRTRDLVVVILAASKDDKELNACYALGVSQCVTKPLGFEKFISIVRQIGWCWVLLKTPPLLPPEF, encoded by the coding sequence GTGGAAGTTGAGCCATCTCGGATTCTTCTTGTAGAAGATGATCCTTTGAATGTTGAGCTTTTTCAACTAGCTTTAGAAAGCTATAATTTTGTGAATCAAATTGATATTTTAGATGACGGTGCACAAGCGTTACAGTATTTGTTAGGGGAAGAAGGTAGTCTACCAAATCGCCCTTTACCCGATCTTGTTTTACTAGATCTCAAATTACCTAAAATTAATGGATTTCAAGTCTTGCAAGCAATTCGCGCTCATCCTCGTACTCGCGATCTTGTTGTAGTTATCTTAGCAGCATCTAAAGATGACAAAGAATTAAATGCCTGTTACGCTCTAGGAGTTAGTCAATGTGTTACTAAACCCCTTGGATTTGAAAAATTTATCAGTATAGTTCGTCAGATTGGCTGGTGTTGGGTTTTACTTAAAACGCCACCTCTGCTACCACCTGAATTTTAA
- the lipA gene encoding lipoyl synthase → MAKSSASERKLELTVPTWVRRPIGKASELSTVQKIIKQRQIHTICEEGRCPNRGECYAQKTASFLLMGPVCTRSCAFCQVDKGHAPMPLDADEPRKVAEAVKLLGLRYVVLTSVARDDLPDQGASWFVKTMAAIRENNPETQIEVLTADFWGGIQEAGQRNRITIVVKAKPACYNHNIETVRRLQGPVRRGAKYERSLRVLQVVKEIDATIPTKSGLMLGHGETETEVVETMTDLRAVGCDRLTIGQYLRPSLEHLPVQKYWTPEEFEHLGAIAREIGFTHVRSGPLVRSSYHAGEEI, encoded by the coding sequence ATCCTCTGCTTCTGAACGCAAGCTTGAACTTACAGTACCAACATGGGTACGCCGTCCGATTGGTAAAGCAAGTGAACTTTCCACAGTTCAAAAAATTATTAAGCAACGTCAAATTCATACTATTTGCGAAGAAGGACGCTGTCCTAATCGGGGTGAGTGTTATGCGCAGAAAACAGCATCGTTTCTTTTGATGGGACCAGTATGCACTAGATCTTGTGCGTTTTGTCAAGTAGACAAAGGTCATGCACCAATGCCGTTAGATGCTGACGAACCCCGCAAGGTAGCAGAAGCAGTAAAGTTATTAGGATTGCGTTATGTAGTGCTTACTTCGGTAGCGCGTGATGATTTACCCGATCAAGGTGCAAGTTGGTTTGTGAAAACGATGGCAGCGATTCGGGAAAATAACCCTGAAACACAAATTGAGGTGCTGACAGCAGATTTTTGGGGCGGTATCCAAGAAGCAGGACAACGCAATCGCATTACTATAGTCGTCAAAGCAAAACCAGCGTGTTATAACCACAATATTGAGACAGTCCGTCGCTTACAAGGACCTGTACGCCGTGGTGCCAAATACGAGCGATCGCTACGAGTTCTCCAAGTTGTTAAAGAAATTGATGCAACAATTCCCACAAAATCTGGTTTAATGCTAGGACACGGCGAAACCGAAACTGAAGTTGTGGAAACAATGACAGACTTACGCGCAGTAGGATGCGATCGCCTCACCATTGGTCAATATCTGCGCCCTTCTTTAGAACACCTCCCAGTGCAAAAATACTGGACACCTGAAGAATTCGAGCATTTAGGTGCGATCGCCCGCGAAATCGGTTTTACTCATGTTCGCTCTGGTCCTTTAGTACGCAGTTCCTATCATGCAGGAGAAGAGATATGA
- a CDS encoding GAF domain-containing protein → MIDIFNCAQSQPVQKQKGEPRLKLLIVEDVLADVELMVIALETAEIQFTYDAVDNLKHGEQLLQTKHYDAVLTDYRLPQFTAYQVLQLLQQSAQEIPLILVTGNLGEEAAVECIKAGMTDYVLKERLFRLPMVLQRSLAEFALRRQQKASIVRIQQQAQQQAIINRIVQAMRETLILNEVLQSTVDALHDTLNPSRCFIFQPDAQTEMWVNHASAATLNREDCLGVKCFIYPHYQEALHQGEIITISRTDSTVPLALQDFVTIWSLNSVLIAPLLYQQTLLGGIILHQCDRDRIWTQDEIALLQAISNQCAIAIHQAQLFHQLQQQTQWEKHLIKFLAQ, encoded by the coding sequence ATGATCGACATTTTTAATTGCGCTCAATCTCAGCCTGTGCAAAAGCAAAAAGGAGAACCGAGGTTAAAACTGCTGATTGTAGAGGATGTGTTAGCAGATGTCGAGTTAATGGTAATCGCTCTAGAAACAGCAGAGATTCAGTTTACTTATGATGCCGTTGATAATTTAAAACACGGCGAGCAACTGTTACAAACAAAGCACTATGATGCTGTACTAACAGATTATCGCTTACCACAATTCACTGCATATCAAGTATTGCAGTTGTTACAGCAATCAGCACAAGAAATTCCATTAATTTTAGTTACGGGAAATTTGGGAGAAGAAGCTGCAGTTGAATGTATTAAAGCAGGTATGACTGATTATGTCTTGAAAGAACGGTTATTTCGCTTACCAATGGTACTTCAGCGATCGCTAGCAGAATTTGCCTTACGTCGTCAACAAAAAGCATCAATTGTCCGCATTCAACAACAGGCACAGCAGCAAGCAATTATCAACCGTATTGTCCAAGCAATGCGCGAAACTTTGATACTCAACGAAGTCCTCCAATCTACTGTAGACGCCCTCCATGATACTTTAAATCCTAGTCGATGCTTCATTTTTCAGCCTGATGCTCAAACAGAAATGTGGGTTAATCATGCCAGTGCAGCAACATTGAATCGAGAAGATTGTCTAGGTGTTAAATGTTTTATTTATCCTCACTATCAAGAAGCATTGCATCAAGGGGAAATTATAACTATAAGTCGCACTGATTCTACTGTTCCATTAGCATTGCAAGATTTTGTGACAATCTGGAGTTTGAATTCTGTTTTAATTGCACCTTTGTTATATCAACAAACACTTTTAGGAGGAATTATTCTCCATCAATGCGATCGCGATCGCATATGGACTCAAGATGAAATCGCTCTGCTGCAAGCTATTAGCAATCAATGTGCGATCGCCATTCATCAAGCACAACTTTTTCACCAACTACAGCAACAAACTCAATGGGAAAAACACTTAATCAAATTTCTCGCTCAATAA
- the psaX gene encoding photosystem I protein PsaX: MTSQATKDATIKTSNPPYPYRTIISLVLLVGNFLIAAIYFRIINP; encoded by the coding sequence ATGACTTCTCAAGCTACCAAAGATGCCACGATTAAGACAAGTAATCCTCCCTATCCATACCGGACTATCATTTCCCTTGTCTTACTAGTAGGCAACTTCTTAATTGCTGCAATTTATTTCCGCATCATTAATCCTTAA